GTCGATCCCGCTACGCAGGTCGATCCCGGCCTCGGCGGGGCCCTTCTTGTATGCCCATTCGGCCCGCCGGCGGTATAAGCAAGTAACAAAATCATCGAAGCCGCTGCCCGCGCGCGCGCCGTGACGGCTAGACTGCGAACTTGCCGACCCGGGCCCGTCCTTCGCAAGAAAGAACCGGGAGCGAGTCGACGCAGGCCGTTGCCTCGCCTTCATCGAATCCGAATTCATCCGCTGGAGAACCACCATGCCAGAGAACCTGAAATTCGAAACCCTCGCCGTGCACGGCGGCTACAGCCCCGATCCGACGACCAAGTCGGTCGCGGTGCCGATTTACCAGACCGTGTCGTACGCGTTCGACGACACCCAGCATGGCGCCGACCTGTTCGACCTGAAGGTGGCGGGCAACATCTACACGCGCATCATGAACCCGACCACCGCCGTGCTGGAGGCGCGCGTGGCGGCGCTGGAAGGCGGCGTCGGCGCGCTTGCGCTGGCCTCGGGCATGACCGCGGTGTCGTACTCGATCCAGACCATCACCGAGGCCGGCGACAACATCGTCTCGGCGTCCACGCTGTACGGCGGCACCTACAACCTGTTCGCGCACACCTTTCCGCAGATGGGGATCGAGGTGCGTTTTGCCGACTACCGCGACCCGGCTTCGTTCGCGAAGCTGATCGACGGCCGCACCAAGGCGGTGTTCTGCGAGTCGATCGGCAACCCGCTCGGCAACGTGACCGACCTGGCCGCGCTGGCCAAGGTCGCGCACGACCACGGCGTGCCGCTGATCGTCGACAACACCGTGCCCAGCCCCTACCTGTGCCGGCCGTTCGAACTGGGCGCCGACATCGTCGTGCATGCGCTGACCAAGTACCTCGGCGGCCATGGCAACAGCATCGGTGGCGCGATCGTCGACTCCGGCAGGTTCCCGTGGGCAGAGCACAAGGCACGCTTCAAGCGTCTCAACGAGCCCGACGTGAGCTACCACGGCGTGGTCTACACCGAGGCACTGGGCCCGGCCGCGTACATCGGCCGCGCGCGCGTGGTGCCGCTGCGTAACCTGGGCGGGGCCTTGAGCCCGACCAACGCGTTCCTGATCCTGCAGGGCATCGAGACGCTGCCGCTGCGCATGGACCGGATCTGCGACAACTCGCTCGCGATCGCCAAGCATCTGGCCAAGCACCCCAAGGTCGCGTCGATCAACTATGCCGGCCTGCCCGAGCACCCGGACCATGCGCTGGTGAAGACGCAGATGGGTGGGCGCGCGTCCGGCATCATCAGCTTCGGCCTGAAGGCGACCGACGGCCGCGCCGCCGGCGCGCGCTTCCAGGACGCGCTCAAACTGTTCCTGCGGCTCGTGAACATCGGCGACGCGAAGTCGCTCGCCTGCCACCCGGCGTCGACCACGCACCGCCAACTCAGCCCACAGGAACTGGCGAAGGCCGGCGTGTCGGAGAACATGGTGCGGCTGTCAGTCGGCATCGAGCATATCGACGACCTGCTGGCCGACCTGGATCAAGCCTTGGCGAAAGTCTGACGCGCTTCAGCTGACGCGCGCCGACTTTCATTCTTCATTCCGGCTGAACCGCGTCCGGTTTGCGGTTAACGAGGTAAATGCCGGGCAGCACCAGCGCGAGGCCGACCGCGTGGTACGCGTGGATCGGCTCGCCGAGCACCAGCCAAGCCATGACCGCCGCGTACAGCGGCCCGAGGTATAGCACCACGCTGACCCGGGCCGCGCCGAGTACACGCAGCATCATCGAATACGCGAGATACGCCGCGTAGCCGGGCAGCACCGCGCCGGCGAGCGCGAGTTCGAAGCCGGCACGCGAGAACGCCGGCTGCGGACCGGTCACCGCTTCCCAGGCGGCGAACGGCAGGATCACCAGCACGCCGGCGAGACTCACCGCGCCGAGCCGCGCGCCGTCCGAGAGCGGCGTGGTCCAGCGCTTGAGCAGGATCGAGAAAAAGGTCCACGACAGCGTCGCGGCCAGGATCCACAAGTCCCCGACGACCCAATGCACCTTGGCCAGTTCGGTCCACTCGCCTTTCAGCACCACGTGCACCACGCCGGCGAGCGCGAGCGCGACGCCGCAGCCCTGCAGCAGGCTGAACGGCTCCCTCAGCCAGAGCCGCGACACCACGACGATCATCACCGGCGACAGCGAATAGATCAGCGCGATGTTGGTCGCGCTGGTGGTCTGCCCGCCCAGGTACACCCAGGCGCCGCAGATCCACATGCCGAGCGCACCCAGCACCAGCATGTGGCGCCAGTCGGCCAGCACCGCGCGGCGCGCAGCCCACAGTTCGCCGCGGTAGACGAAGCAGAACGCGGCGCCCGCCATCAGCCAACGTTCGCCGGCGAGCAGGTTCGGCGCGATCACGCCGGGCGCGCGCCGCGCAATCAGGTAGTTGACCGACCACAGCGCCGGCACGATGAAGATCAGCGCGGTGGCCAGATGCTTGCGCGACGCGGACGGCATGCGCCGATTATCGGCGCCGCGCCATCACCGTTCGTCGTAGCTGACCACCACGCGGTCGGTGACCGGCTTCGCCTGGCAGGTCAGCACGAAGCCCTGCGCGATCTCCCAGTCCTCGAGCGTGAAGTTCTTGTCCATGCGGACCTCGCCTTCCTGCACCTTCGCGCGGCAGGTGCAGCAGACGCCGGCCTTGCACGAATACGGCAGATCGAGCCCGGCCCGCAGGCCGGCGTCGAGCACATGGTCATCGCGCCCGACCCGCATCGCGATCGGCTTGCCGTCGAGCACCACGGTGAGGTCGACCTCGCCGGCCGGTTCCTTGTGCTGGCCGGCCGCGACCGCGGCCCGGCGTTCGGCGGCGCTCAGGCCCTCGAGCGTCGGCGAGGTGAAGCGCTCGGTGTGGATCTGGCGCTCCGGCACGCCGGCCTCGCGCAGCGCGGCCTCGGTGGCGTCGATCATCGCCTCCGGGCCGCAGATGAAGACCTCGTCCATGCTGCCGACCGGCAGCAGCGCCGCGATGATCTCGCGCACCTTGTCGCCGTCGATCCGGCCCTCGAGCAGGTCCACCTCCTGCGCCTGGCGCGACAGCACGTGGATCAGCGTCAGGCGCGACGGGTAGCGGTCCTTCAGGTCCTGCAGCGTCTCGTTGAACATCACGCTGTTCATGCGGCGGTTGCCGTACACCAACGTGAACTTCGATTCCGGCTGCTCCTCCAGCGTCGATGCCATGATCGACAGGATCGGCGTGATGCCGGAGCCGGCGGCGAACCCAACCCGGTGCAGCGCGCGCGGCCGGCGCACGCCGAAGCGCCCGTCTGGCGGCATCACCGCCAGCCTGTCGCCGGCTTTCAGCTGCCGCGCGGCCCAGTTCGAGAACACGCCGCCCTCCATCGGCCGGATACCGACCTCGACCTCGTGCGCATTCACGAACTGGCTGCGCGGGCAGCAGATCGAATAGTTGCGGCGCACCGAGGCGCCATCGATGTCAGCGCGCAAGGTAAGGAACTGGCCGGGCTCGAACGCGAAGGTGTCGACCAAATCCGGCGGCACCGCGAAGGTGACGGCGACCGCGCCGGCGGCCTCCGGGCTGACGCGGGCAACGGTGAGATCGTGGAAGCGTGGGGCGGCCATGTCAGCTTTCGATCGCGCAGCACGTCATCCGCATCGTCTGAAACGGATTCAAGAGGCCGCGGAGCAGGCCATACGAGGACAGCCGCGGAGCGGGCTGCGCCCGGCCGCAGGCTGTGCCCCCTTCGAGGGGGATGGCGAAGCGACACGCAGTGCGCGAAGACTGGGGGTGTTCCATATCAATGCGGCTTGAAGAGGTCGAACGGCTCCATGCAATCGAGGCAGCGGTACAGCGCCTTGCACGCGGTCGAGCCGAAATGCGAGGTCTCGGTCGTGTTCTGCGAACCGCAATGCGGACAAGCCACCGGTTTATCTTGATAGTTCGCTATTGATTTGGTAGTAAACCGGATCACGCTCGCGCCGGTGTGCGCCCGATGGTGCGGCGGCGCGATGCCGAATTCGCGCAGCCGCTCGCAGCCGCTCGCGCTGATCCAGTCGGTGGTCCAGGCCGGCGCGAGCTGCGTGACGACACGCGCCGCGATGCCGTTCTTCGCCAGCACATGGCGCACGTCGTCCTCGATCTGGCTCATCGCAGGACAGCCGCTGTAGGTCGGCGTGATGACGACCTCGATCACGCTTCCCGCCCACCGCACCTCGCGCAGGATGCCGAGCTCAGCAATCGTGACCACCGGGATCTCGGGGTCGGTCACCGCATCGAGCAGCCCGCGCACCCATTCGAGCCGCGCGTCGCCACCAGACCTGGACGCGTCCGCGCCTGAGTCATGCGCGGCGGCAGGCTCGCGGGACAAGGCCGCGCGGCTCACCAGACCGCCTCCGGATGCTGCCGCGCGAGGCTCTGCATCTCGCCGAGCAGATAGCTCAGATGCTCCGAATGCACCCGGCGCTTGCCTTGCGGCAGATGGCCGCCGGCGCTCGGACGGGTCAGGGTCGCTTCACTCAGCGCTGCGTCGACCAGCTCGTTCCAGGCGTCCCTCAGCGAAGTGGCGGCCACGCCGGTGCCATCCTGCAGGGCTTGCTCCTCCGCGTCGCTGACGGTCCAAAACTCGGCTGTGTACGGCATCAGGTGCGCGAGCGCCGCCTGGCTGCGGTCGTGCGATTCGGGCGTGCCGTCGCCCAGGCGTACCAGCCAGTCGCGCGAGTGGCGCAGGTGGTAGTGCATCTCCTTCAGCGACTTCGCGGCGATCGCGGCGAGTTGCGCGTCCCGGCTCGCCTGCAGCGCGTCCCACAGCAGCACCATCAGCGCGCTGTACAGGAAATTGCGGGCGATCGTGGTCGCGTAGTCGCGCTGGGACGCGGCGCCCGGGGCCAGCGGGCCGTGGTGCGGCAACTCCAGCAGCGTGTAGTTGCGAAACTCCGCCGGTTCGCGGAAATAGGCGAGGCGATCCTCGGTGCAGCCGCCTCCCATCAGCGTGGCCGCGTGCTGGTACAGCAGCCGCGCCTGGCCGATCAGGTCCAGGCTGATGTTGGCGAGCGCAATGTCTTCTTCCAGCACCGGGCCGTGGCCGCACCATTCGGCGTTGCGCTGGCCAAGGATCAGCGCGTTGTCGGCCAGGTGCAGCAGGTAGTCGAGCGGCGCGGTCGGCGCAGCGCTTGCTTGCTCGGCCATCACATATGCCCCACTTCGTCCGGAATTTCGTAGAAAGTCGGGTGCCGGTAGATCTTGTCGGCCGCCGGGTCGAAGAATTCGCCCTTGTCCTCGGGGGCGCTCGCGGTGATCGTCGCCGACGGCACGACCCAGATGCTGACACCTTCCTGGCGCCTGGTATAGACATCGCGCGCCATCTGCAGCGCCTGACGCGCATCGGCCGCGTGCAGGCTGCCGCAATGCTTGTGCTCCAGGCCCTGCTTGCTGCGCACGAACACCTCCCACAGC
This genomic interval from Burkholderiaceae bacterium contains the following:
- a CDS encoding Permease of the drug/metabolite transporter (DMT) superfamily, whose amino-acid sequence is MPSASRKHLATALIFIVPALWSVNYLIARRAPGVIAPNLLAGERWLMAGAAFCFVYRGELWAARRAVLADWRHMLVLGALGMWICGAWVYLGGQTTSATNIALIYSLSPVMIVVVSRLWLREPFSLLQGCGVALALAGVVHVVLKGEWTELAKVHWVVGDLWILAATLSWTFFSILLKRWTTPLSDGARLGAVSLAGVLVILPFAAWEAVTGPQPAFSRAGFELALAGAVLPGYAAYLAYSMMLRVLGAARVSVVLYLGPLYAAVMAWLVLGEPIHAYHAVGLALVLPGIYLVNRKPDAVQPE
- a CDS encoding O-acetylhomoserine sulfhydrylase, with translation MPENLKFETLAVHGGYSPDPTTKSVAVPIYQTVSYAFDDTQHGADLFDLKVAGNIYTRIMNPTTAVLEARVAALEGGVGALALASGMTAVSYSIQTITEAGDNIVSASTLYGGTYNLFAHTFPQMGIEVRFADYRDPASFAKLIDGRTKAVFCESIGNPLGNVTDLAALAKVAHDHGVPLIVDNTVPSPYLCRPFELGADIVVHALTKYLGGHGNSIGGAIVDSGRFPWAEHKARFKRLNEPDVSYHGVVYTEALGPAAYIGRARVVPLRNLGGALSPTNAFLILQGIETLPLRMDRICDNSLAIAKHLAKHPKVASINYAGLPEHPDHALVKTQMGGRASGIISFGLKATDGRAAGARFQDALKLFLRLVNIGDAKSLACHPASTTHRQLSPQELAKAGVSENMVRLSVGIEHIDDLLADLDQALAKV
- a CDS encoding 1,2-phenylacetyl-CoA epoxidase, subunit E, with protein sequence MAAPRFHDLTVARVSPEAAGAVAVTFAVPPDLVDTFAFEPGQFLTLRADIDGASVRRNYSICCPRSQFVNAHEVEVGIRPMEGGVFSNWAARQLKAGDRLAVMPPDGRFGVRRPRALHRVGFAAGSGITPILSIMASTLEEQPESKFTLVYGNRRMNSVMFNETLQDLKDRYPSRLTLIHVLSRQAQEVDLLEGRIDGDKVREIIAALLPVGSMDEVFICGPEAMIDATEAALREAGVPERQIHTERFTSPTLEGLSAAERRAAVAAGQHKEPAGEVDLTVVLDGKPIAMRVGRDDHVLDAGLRAGLDLPYSCKAGVCCTCRAKVQEGEVRMDKNFTLEDWEIAQGFVLTCQAKPVTDRVVVSYDER
- a CDS encoding 1,2-phenylacetyl-CoA epoxidase, subunit C; its protein translation is MAEQASAAPTAPLDYLLHLADNALILGQRNAEWCGHGPVLEEDIALANISLDLIGQARLLYQHAATLMGGGCTEDRLAYFREPAEFRNYTLLELPHHGPLAPGAASQRDYATTIARNFLYSALMVLLWDALQASRDAQLAAIAAKSLKEMHYHLRHSRDWLVRLGDGTPESHDRSQAALAHLMPYTAEFWTVSDAEEQALQDGTGVAATSLRDAWNELVDAALSEATLTRPSAGGHLPQGKRRVHSEHLSYLLGEMQSLARQHPEAVW
- a CDS encoding 1,2-phenylacetyl-CoA epoxidase, subunit B, with the protein product MNNEPGQGPVAKPLRDWPLWEVFVRSKQGLEHKHCGSLHAADARQALQMARDVYTRRQEGVSIWVVPSATITASAPEDKGEFFDPAADKIYRHPTFYEIPDEVGHM
- a CDS encoding 1,2-phenylacetyl-CoA epoxidase, subunit D, with the translated sequence MSRAALSREPAAAHDSGADASRSGGDARLEWVRGLLDAVTDPEIPVVTIAELGILREVRWAGSVIEVVITPTYSGCPAMSQIEDDVRHVLAKNGIAARVVTQLAPAWTTDWISASGCERLREFGIAPPHHRAHTGASVIRFTTKSIANYQDKPVACPHCGSQNTTETSHFGSTACKALYRCLDCMEPFDLFKPH